The genomic DNA GCTTCACGTACGTGATCTTCTACCAGGAGCAGAACTACGGTGGTCGGAGCGCAGGTCAGGCGGGGACGCTGAAGAAACTGCTGACGTGGATGGTGACGGACGGTCAGAAGTACAACGAGGGACTGGATTACGCGCCGCTGCCGAGTAACGCGGCCGCGAAAGCCAAGAGCATCATCGCCAGCATGACCTACAACGGCAAGAAATTCTGAACCCCTGATCCGGTGTTCACTGGTCGGGCGGCCCTGCGTGATGCGGGGCCGCCCGAATTCACGCCCCCCGTGGGGGAAGCGGGGGGAAGTGTCTGCCCCGTGTCAGCTCATATGACGTGGGCCTGACATGACCCGTGTGAACTGATGTCAAATCGCCCCGGAGGGGTCATGAAACCATGAGCGAACCTACACAGTCACCTGCCCGCCCGCCCGCCCAGGCGTCCCTGTCCAGCCGGAGCGACCGGCTGTTCGAGATCCTGATCCTGGCCCTGGCGTCCATCATCGTGTTGATCTTCCTGCTCAGCGTGTACCAGCTGGGCACCGAGTCCCTCCCGGCCCTGAAACGGTTCGGGCTGGACTTCTTCACGCAGCGCACCTGGAACCCGGTCACCGGCACGTACGGCGCGGTCGCCATGATCACGGGCACCCTGGTCACCAGTCTGGTGGCCCTGGCGATCAGCGTGCCCCTGGCGATTGCCAGCGCGCTGTTCGTGGCCGAGTACGCCCCGAAGTGGCTGGCGAACCCGGTCGGGTACCTGATCGAACTGCTGGCCGCCGTGCCCAGCGTCGTGTACGGCCTGTGGGCGCTGTTCGTGATCGCGCCCATCCTGAGCCGCTGGGAGCAGGGGTTCTTCCAGTCGCCGGACAAGATCGCGCTGTACACCTCCTGCAAGAACCTGTGGGACAGCGGTTCCACGAACCTGCAGTGCTTCTTCGTCCCCAGTTCCTTCGACGGGCGCGGGCTGGCGCTGGCGATCATCATCCTGACCGTCATGATCCTGCCGTACACCGCGTCGGTCGCGCGTGACGTGATCCGGCTGGTGCCGCAGGAGCAGCGCGAGGCGATGTACGCGCTGGGCGCCACCAAGTGGGAAGTCATCTCGCGCGCCATCCTGCCGTACGCCCGCGCGGGCATCATGGGCGGCGTGATCCTCGCGCTGGGCCGCGCGCTCGGCGAGACGCTGGCCGTCGCCATGGTCATCGGGGACAGCCAGGACATCATCAAGAGCCTGTTCGGCGGGGCCAGCACCATGGCGTCCGTGATCGCCAACCAGTTCGGTGACGCGCAGGAAACCCTGCACCGCTCGTCGGTCGTGACGCTGGGCCTGACGCTGTTCTTCCTGAGTGTCGTCGTTAACTACGTCGCGCGCCTGATCATCGCGCGCCTGACGCCCAAGGGGATCCAGTGACCTCCGCACCCACCCGCGTGGCCGCCCCCGCCGGACGCACCCTGAGTCCCGCGCGCCGCATCCAGAACACCGTGATGGGCGGCCTGATCCTGCTCGCGACCCTGCTGGTCGTGGCGCCCCTGATCCTGATCTTCTTCTACCTGATCAAAGAGGGCGTCGGCGCGATCAACCTGGACTTCTTCACGAAAGTTCCCGCGCCCGAGGGTGAGACGGGCGGCGGCCTCGCCAACGCCATCCTGGGCAGCATCGAGATGCTGGCCCTGGCGAGCGTGATCGGCGTGCTCGTGGGCGTGTCCGGCGGGATCTTCCTGTCCGAGTACCCCCGCCACCCGCTGATGCCGACCGTCCGCATGATCAGCGACGTGCTGGCCGGCATTCCCGCGATCGTGATGGGCCTGGTCGCCTACGGCCTGATCGTGCTTCAGTTCGGTTTCTCCGGGTTCGCCGGGGCGCTGGCGCTGGGCTTCCTGATGATTCCCATCGTGGTGCGCACCACCGAGGAAGTCCTGAAACTGGTGCCGCTGACCGTCCGCGAGGCCGGACTGGCGCTGGGCCTGCCCAAGTGGCTGGTCACGCTGCGCATCGTGCTGCCCGCCGCCGCCGGGGGCATCGTGACCGGCGTGATGCTGGCCCTGGCCCGCGTGGCCGGTGAAGCCGCGCCGCTGCTGTTCACCGCCTTCGGGAACAGCGGCATCAACCTCGACCCCAGCAAACCCATGAGCGCCCTGCCGCTCGAAATCTACCGGGGCGCCACCAGCGCCTACGACGAGAACCAGCGCCTTGCCAAGGCCGGGGCGTTGCTGCTGATCACCCTGATCTTCCTGACCAGCCTGCTCGCCCGCCGCGCCAGCCGCCGCAAGTAACGGCCCCCTCACCTCCCGTCTCCCCAAACCTCACCTTCCTGCCGCCCGGCGCGGCACTTTCAGGAGCCACATGACCCCCATCCTCAGCGCGAAGAACGTCAACATCTACTACGGAGACAAGCAGGCCGTCCGGGGCGTGAACCTCGACGTGCAGCGCGGCACCGTGAACGCCCTGATCGGCCCCAGCGGCTGCGGGAAGACCACCTTCCTGCGCGCCATCAACCGCATGCACGACCTCACGCCCGGCGCGCGCGTCGAGGGCACCATCACCCTTGACGGGCAGGACGTGTACGGCCCCGGCGTGGACCCCGTGAACATGCGCCGCCGCGTGGGCATGGTCTTCCAGAAACCCAACCCCTTCCCGACCATGAGCGTGTTCGACAACGTCGTGTCCGGCCTGAAACTCGCCGGAATCCGCGACCAGAAACGCCTGATGGAAATCGCCGAACGCTCCCTGCGCGGCGCGGCCCTCTGGGAGGAAGTCAAGGACCGCCTCAAGACCCCCGCGACCGGCCTGAGCGGCGGGCAGCAGCAGCGCCTGTGCATCGCGCGCGCGCTGGCCGTCGAACCCGAGATCCTGCTGATGGACGAACCCACCAGCGCCCTCGACCCGGCCAGCACCTCCAAGATCGAGGACCTGATGAGCGACCTGAAGAAGGTCACGACCATCGTGATCGTCACGCACAACATGCACCAGGCGGCCCGCGTGAGCGACACCACCAGCTTCTTCCTGAACGGCGACCTCGTCGAGCACGGCGTGACCGATCAGGTGTTCACCAGCCCCCGCGACGAACGCACCGAGGCGTACGTCACCGGGCGCTTCGGCTGAGCCCATGACCGCCCGCCTGGACGAGCAGCTGAGCACGGTCCGCGGTCAGTTCCTGACCATGCAGGACAACCTCGTGTCGCAGCTGCGCCTGATGGGCGACCCGCACCGCGACCCGGCGCAGGTGCAGGCCGACGTGCAGGCCCTGGACCGGCAGATCGACGCGGCCGAGCGGGAGGCCGTGCAGGGCGTGCTGCGCCTGCTGGCCCTGCAATCCCCGGTGGCGCGCGACCTGCGTCTGACCGTGCTGATCCTGCAGAGCACCCCGGACCTGGAACGCGCCGGGGATTACGCCCGGCACCTGTCACGCGACCTCGGCGCCGCCGGTCCCGAGGGCACGCTGGTCCTGGGCGACCTGACCCTGATGGCCGCCACGCTGCGCGCCGCGACCCTGCCCGGCGACGCCACGCTGGCCGCGCAGGTCCGGGAACTGGACGCCCGCGTGGACGCCCGCTTCGGGGCCGCCATGACCGACCTGATCGCCCGGCCCGGCGGTCCCGGCGCGCTGGCCGCCGCCGCGTGGTGGCGCAGCGCCGAGCGGCTGGGCGACCACCTGAAGAACGTCGCGGCGCGCCTGGAAGACCTGTACGCCCGACCGGCCGATCTTTAGCCTGTCTTAAGGATCTGCCGGACGGCGTGCCGGACGGGAACCGGGCGCGTCAGACTCGCGTAAGGGGAAACGGTGCCGCCGGACTCGGCGCGCCGCCGCACCCCCCCACATTCCACTCACGGCGCCCGCACCGGCGGGCCGTATCCAGGAGGACAGCATGGCAGTATCCCTTTCCAAAGGCGGCAACGTTTCCCTCTCCAAGGAGGCCCCGGGCCTCAGCGCCATCACCATCGGCCTGGGCTGGGACCCCCGCGTCACCGACGGGCAGCAGTTCGACCTGGACGGCAGCGTGTTCCTGCTCAACGCCAGCGGCAAGGTCCGCAGCGACAGCGACTTCATCTTCTACAACAACAAGACCAGCAGCGACGGCAGCGTCACGCACGCCGGTGACAACACCACCGGCCAGGGCGACGGCGACGACGAGACCGTCGAGGTGAACCTCGCGGGCGTGCCCGCCGACGTGGACAGGATCGCCGTGTGCGTCACCATCCACGAGGCCGACACGCGCGGCCAGAACTTCGGTCAGGTCAGCAAGGCGTACATCCGCATCATGAACAAGGCCGGTGGCGCCGAGATCGCCCGCTACGACCTGTCCGAGGACGCCAGCACCGACACCGCCATGATCTTCGGCGAGGTCTACCGCAACGGCGCCGACTGGAAGTTCCGCGCGGTCGGTCAGGGCTACGCCGGGGGCCTCGCGCCGCTGGCCCGCAACTTCGGCGTGAACGTCTGAATCCCGCCGCCTGAACGGCGCGTGGAATGCCCGCGCCGTTCAGGCCCCTGCCCGCCTCGCCATCCACACCATCCCCGGAGGGAGGGCCGCACCCGCTGGCCCGCCCTCCTTTCCTTGACCCCGGAGACCCGCCGATGCTGACCTTCCAGACGGGCCAGAAAGCCCGCCTCGCCGACCTGGGCGCCGGAACCACCCTGAGCGTCACGGCCCGCGTGACCGGTCCCGCCCCCGAGTACGACCTGATCCTGTTCGGCCTGGACGACCAGGGCCGCCTGACCGACGACCGGTACATGATCTTCTACAACCAGCCCCGCTCGCCCGAGGGAGCGCTGGCCATGCAGGGCGGCGCGCGCGGCGAGAAGACCTTCACCGCCAACCTGGGCGCCCTGCCGCCCGGCGTGCGTCGCCTGAGTCTGGCCGCCACGGTGGACGGCGCGGCGTCGTTCGGGCAGATCGACCACGCCGAGGTGACCGTGCACCTGGGCGGCGCGCCCGTCGCCTCGTACCGCGTGACCGGGCGTGACTTTCAGGCGCAGCGGGCCGTGATGCTCCTCGACGTGTACCACAAGGACGTGTGGCGCGTCGGGGCAGTCGGGCAGGGCTTCAACGGCGGCCTGGACGCCCTGGTGCGGCACTTCGGCGGTCAGGTGGCCGACACGCCCGCCGCCCGGCCGCCCGCACCGGCCCCTGCACCAACCCCAGCTCCTGCACCGGCACCGGCCCCGCCTCCCACGCCGACCCCCACGGCCACGCCCTCCGCGTCCGGCGGCCTGAACTTCAAACGCGAGCGGCCCCGCCCGGAACCCGCGCCCGCCCCCACACCGGCCGCGCCGTCTGCCGCGCCGGTCAGCCTCCAGAAGATCACGCTGGAGAAACCCGGTCAGACGGCGCGGATCTCGCTGCGCAAGGGCGGCGGCAGCGACCCCATCCGCGTGAACCTCAACTGGAACAAGGGCGGCGGGTTCCTGCGCGGCCGCACCGACCTGGACCTGGGCTGCATGTACGTCATGAACGACGGCGAACGCGGCGTGATCCAGGCGCTCGGGAACCGCTTCGGATCCGACCGTTTCGAGCCGTTCATCCTGCTCGACAAGGACGACCGCACGGGCGCCGCCAGCGACGGCGAGAACCTCACCATTCACCGCCCGGACCTGATTCACACGGTCCTGATCTTCGCGTTCATCTACGAGGGCACCAGCGACTTCACCCGCGTGGGCGGCCGACTCACCATGAAAGACCCGCGCGGGAACGAGATCAGCGTCAACCTCAGCAACCCGGACATGCGCCGCACCTTCTGCGCCATCGCGCAGATCGAGAATCACGGAGGCGAGATCCAGATCACCAAGGAAGAACGCTACTTCACCGGCCACAAGGACTGCGACGAGCACTACGGCTTCGGATTCCAGTGGTCGGCGGGCAGCAAGTGACGGCCCTCCAGGCGGGGCAGCGCGTGCCCCTGGCGGACCTGAACCTGGACCCGGCGGCGCTGGACGTGGGGGTTCACTGCACGCTGCCCGGCACCGACGTGACCGCCTTCGGCCTTCAGGACGGGCGGCTGGCCGACGACCGGTACATGGTCTTCTACAACCAGCCCGCCAGCCCCGAGGGTGCCCTGCGCCTGACCGGGCAGGGGGAACGCACCGCCTTCACGCTGAACCTGAACGCCCTGCCCGCCAGTGTCACCGAGGTCGTGCTGGCCGCCACGCACGACACGCAACCGGTGGCAGCGGCCTCCACCCTGGCCGTCACGGTGGGCGGCGCGAGCTTCGACGTGAAACCGCACCTGCGTGCCGAGAAGGCCGTGATGCTGGTGCGCTTCTACCGGCACGGCGGCGCCTGGAGGCTGGCGACGGTCGCGCAGGGCTTCGACGGTGGCCTGGACGCCCTGGTCCGGCACTTCGGAGGCGAGGTGGCCGCCGACAGCCCCGCCCCGGCCTCCGGCCCGACCCCGCCCGCACCGTCCGCGCCCGTGAACCTCCGCAAGGAGCGTCAGCGGGTGCTGCTGGAAAAAGCGGCGGTCACGCAGCCGCACCTGGTCAACCTGATCAAGACCGCGAACGTCAGCCTGGAAAAACGCGGGCTGGGCGAGGCGCTGTACCGCGTGAACCTCGTACTGGACATCAGCGGCAGCATGAGCCGCGAGTACCGCAGCGGCGCCGTGCAGAACCTCGCCGAACGCGCCCTGGCCCTCGCCGCCCGCCTGGACGACGACGGACAGGTGGACGTGTACCTGTTCGGGATCAAGGCCCACCGCGCCGGGAGCCTCTCACTGGACAACGCGCGCGGCTTCGTGGACCGCCTGAACGTGAAACTGGAGGCCGGCACGCACTACAGCCCGGTCATGCAACTCGTCCGCGAGGACGCCCAGGCCGCCGGGCACGCGCTGCCCACGCTGGTGCTGTTCATCACGGACGGCGGCAGCAGCAACCGCGACGCCGTGATCCGCCAGATGACCGACTCGTCCCGCGAACCGATCTTCTGGAAGTTCATGGGCATCGACCAGGGCGGCGTGAACTTCGACTTCCTGGAGAAACTCGACGACCTGCGCGGCCGCACGGTCGACAACGCCGACTTCTTCAGCGTCCCGGCGCCCATCACCACCCCCGACCCGCAGCTGTTCGAGTTGCTGGTGAACGAACTCGACAGCTGGCAGCGCGCCGCCCGCACCGCCGGCATCCTGCGCTGACCCGTTCTGCGCGGACCGGGCGCATCTGCGCGTCAGGACACGCGGCGCATCCGGTAGATTCACCCTGACCGCCCCCTCTCCCGCATTCCCCCCCATCAAGGAGTACCGACATGCCCATCTCACTGCAAAAAGGCCAGCAGATCAGCCTCGCCAAGGAAGCCGGACCCAGCCTCCAGACCGTCCGCATGGGCCTTGGCTGGGACGCCATCAAGAAGAAGGGCTTCCTGGGGTTCGGCGGCGGCACCGTCGACGTGGACCTCGACGCGAACGCCCTGATGTTCGACGCGTCCGGGCAACTGATCGACGTGGTGTGGTTCCGGCAGTTGCAGAGCAAGGACGGCAGCGTCCGCCACAGCGGCGACAACCGCACGGGCGCCGGTGACGGCGACGACGAGACCATCACCGTCGACCTGACCCGCCTGCCCGGCGCCGTGCAGACCGTGATCTTCAGCGTGAACAACTACACCGGCCAGAACTTCAACCAGGTCGAGAACGCCTACTGCCGCCTCGTGAACACCCAGGGCGACAAGGAAATCGCGCGTTTCAACCTCAGCGTGCAGGGCGACCACACCGCCATGATCCTCGCCAGCCTGAAGCGCAGCGGCGCCGACTGGACCATGACCGCCATCGGCACCCCCTCGCGCGGGCGCACGTACACCGACAACCTGCCCGACATGCGCCCCCACCTGTAAGCCTCATCAGTCGGCCCAATCGGTGGGCACGTTCCCCGGCATCCCTTCACTCCAAGCAAAGGACGGTACATCATGGCTCTCTCCCTCCAGAAAGGCGGCAACATCTCCCTGAGCAAGCAGGACGCCAACCTGCAACGCATTCTCGTGGGCCTCGGCTGGGACCCGCGCAGCACTGACGGTCAGGCCTTCGACCTGGACGCCAGCGCCTTCCTGCTGACCGCAGGCGGGCGCGTGCGCGGCGACCACGACTTCATCTTCTACAACCAGCTGCGCAGCGCCGACGGCAGCGTCGAACACACCGGCGACAACCGCACGGGCGTCGGCGACGGTGACGACGAGAGCGTCCGCGTGGACCTCACGAAAGTCCCGGCCGAGATCGAGAAGATCGCCGTGACCGTCACCATCGACGAGGCCGACGCCCGCCGCCAGAACTTCGGTCAGGTGGGCGGCGCGTTCATCCGCATCCTGAACGAGGACACCGGCCAGGAACTCACCCGCTACGACCTCGGCGAGGACTTCAGCACCGAGACGGCCGTCATCTTCGGCGAGATCTACCGCCACGGCGGCGAATGGAAGTTCCGCGCGGTCGGACAGGGCTTCGCCGGCGGCCTGGGCCCGATGGCCCGCAACTACGGCGTGAACGTCTGATACGGACTGCCGTCTGTTTCGCCAGCAATCCGGAACCCCACCGGATTGTCGGCTCCACATCCGGAACCCGTTTCTTTCCTACTCGCCTCCGCCCGGATTGAATGCCTCTGTAATCCGTTCAATCCGGGTCCGCCTGAGCCCTCTGTGATCCATCATGCCGTAGCGCGGTACTGTACGAGCCGCGTTGCGGCATGATCTGGTACGGACCGCGCCCGAGGGGCGCCGCCATCCAGCCCTGCGCGCCTGATCCGCGCCTCGCTCCGCGCCGGTCAGGCGCTCTTCACACCTCACCCGGCGGGCACGCGCCCGCCACCAGGAGTCCCCAGAGAATGAATACCTTCCGTCAGTATTTCGGTTTCGCCACCCTCGTCGCCGTGGTCTGCCTCGTGCTGGCCGCCTGGGACGGGTACGTCCGCGGGGGCAGCACCCTGACCGCGCTGCTGAACGCCCTCGTGATCGCCGTGCTGCTGGGCGTCCTGGAGATCAGCCTGTCCTTCGACAACGCGGTCGTGAACGCCAGCGTCCTGCGCACCATGAGCGAGAAGTGGCAGCGCCGCTTCCTCACCTGGGGCATCCTGATCGCCGTGTTCGGCATGCGCTTCATCTTCCCGATCGTGATCGTGGCGCTGACCTCCGGGCTGGGCATGATCGAGGTCGTCCGCGCGGCCTTCAGTCAGCCCGAGTTCTACGCCGAGCAGCTGGAAAAGGCGCACGTTTCCATCAGCGCCTTCGGCGGCGCGTTCCTGATGATGGTGTTCCTGAAGTACTTCATGGACCCCGACAAGGAAGAGCACTGGCTCCAGCGGACCGAGGGCGTCCTGGCCCGCATCGGCAAGCTGGACACCGTTCAGGCCGTGATCGTGGGCACGCTGCTGCTGATCATCACGCAGTACTTCGTGGCGCCCGAGGAGAAACTCCAGGCCCTGAGCGCCGGGTTCATCGGCCTGCTGATCTACCTCGTCATGGACGCCATCGGTAACCTGTTCGAGGCGGACAACGTGACCGCCAAGGCCGGTGCCGCGGGCTTCAGCGCCTTCATGTACCTGGAAATCCTGGACGCCAGCTTCAGCCTCGACGGCGTGATCGGCGCGTTCGCCCTGACGACCGACATCGTCCTGATCGCCGCCGGTCTGACCATCGGCGCGATCTTCGTGCGTTCGCTGACCGTCATGATGGTCAAGAAAGGCACCCTGGAAGCCTACCGGTTCCTGGAACACGGCGCGCACTACGGCATCGGCGCGCTGGCGATCATCATGCTGATCAGCATGAACCGCGACGTGCACATCCCGGAAGTCATCACCGGCCTGATCGGCGCGGGCTTCATCGTGGTGGCCGTGATTGCCAGCATGCGCGCCAACAAACGCGACCTGCCTGCCTGATCCGACCCACCCGCGCGGCCCGGCCTTCCCCAGTGGACGGCCGGGCCGTTCCCGTGGGCGCCGGGAGCGGTGGGAGGGCAGGGTCTATAGTGGTGGGGCCGCGCCAGGGAGGATTCCCGCGCGGCCCAGAAGAGGTGAAGTGTGAGCAGCGAGAACGAAACCGGACAAGGCCCGGAAGGAAGCACGCAGGTCGGCGCGCAGGCCCCTGAAACCCTGAGCGGCGCCGTGCGCGCCTGGCAGGCCGGGCACCTGACGCAGGAGGGCGTCGTGGCGCGGTTCACGGCCCTGCGGCGCGATGAGGGCAGCGAGGTGCGCGGCGCGATCGACGAACTGCTGCTGGGCGCCGCCGGCGGTCCGGTGCTGGGCGCCGCTCACGGGGCACCCGAGACGGCGACCGACGCGTGGCGTGAGGAACTGATGGCCAGCCGCGCCCGCGCCTGGAGTTCCCCGGATCAGGCGGGGTTGCTGGTCGGGCCGAGCGTGCTGATCCTGACCGACGGTCTGCGCGGCGTGGTCCTGAGCGCCGCCGGGACCCGCGCCCTGACCGGCAGCGTGAGCGGCTCGCTGATGCTGCTGTGCCAGACGATCGTGCTGGCGCAGGGCGCCCTGGACTCCCGGACGATGGGGGACCTGCGCCAGCAGCGGATCGAGTCGGCGTCCACGTCCATGTCCGAGATCGAACCTATTTCCTGACCCCGGGCGGGCCGCCCGGCGTGACGGCCCGGTACAGTGGCGCGGAGGCGACCAGGGATGAGTCCGGGTCGCCTCCGTGTCGTTCTCTCTGCGCTGTTCTCCCAGCGCCGCTGTCTCTGCGCTGTGTGGGTCTCTGCGCCGTGTGGGTCTCTGCGCCGTGTGTCCGGTCAGTGGGGGAGGCGGTGGCGCACGGCGCCGTACAGGTACGTGCCGAGCAGCGCGAAGCCCAGGACGACCAGCATGGAGGCCGCGCCGCTGCCGAGCAGCGTGAAGATCGGCCCCGGGCACACGCCGGCCAGGCCCCAGCCGACGCCGAAGGTCGCGCCGCCCAGCACGTACCGCACCCAGCCGCGTTCCTTGGGCGCGACCGTGATGGTCTGCCCGTCCAGGCTGCGGGCGCCGCTGCGGCGCAGCAGCCAGGTGGTGAGCATGCCAGTCAGGATGGCCGAGCCGATCAGGCCGTACATGTGGAACGCCTCGAAGCGGAACATCTCCTGAATGCGGTACCAGCTGGCCGCCTCGGATTTCACGAGGACCACGCCGAAGTACAGGCCCATCAGCAGGTACACGGGCAGGCCGGTGGTGGCCCGCGCGCCGCTGCCGGGTGTGGCGTGCACGCCGGGAATCCGGTCGTTGGTGGGGGCGCTCACTGGACGGCCCTCATCAGGACGGGCAGCAGCAGGTTCGCGCTGAGGATGCCGCCCGCGAAGAACGAGACGGTGGCGATCAGGCTGGGGGCCTGCAGGGTGCTGAGGCCGGTGATGGCGTGACCGCTGGTGCAGCCGCCCCCGTAGCGGGTGCCGAAGCCCACCAGCAGGCCCGACAGGCCCAGCAGCAACCACACGCCCGGGTTCGACAGGTCGGTCAGTGCGGCCGGGAGCAGGCCGGGTTGCACCTGAACGCCCAGCGCCTGCACGGACGCGGTGCCCGCCGCGCTGAGGCGGGTGGGTTCGGGATTGGCGAGCAGCAGTCCGGCCAGCGTGCCGCCCAGGATCAGTCCGGCGGCGAAGGTCAGGTTCCAGCGTTCGGCGCGCCAGTCGTAGCGGAAGAAGCCGGGTTTGGCCGCGTCGGGCAGCAGGATGGCGCAGGCGTGGCGCAGGTTCGAGGAGATCCCGAAGGAGCGGTTGCCGAGCCACAGCAGCAGTGGCACGGTCAGGCCGATCAGGGGGCCGCCCACGTACCAGGGCCAGGGGGAGCGCAGCAGGTCGAGCAGGTCAGTCATGGGTGTGTGGAACCTCGGGGAAGGGGGGGAAGCGGGGGGGGCGGGTGCGGGTTGCCGCACAGGCTTCCGAAGGTAAACCCCCCGGGGGTACCCTGTCAAATACCCCTGGGGGGTAGGTAAAGGGCGCATGAAGGGGCCCGCCACCCACCCGGACCCACCCCGGACACCCACGCAGCCGACACGGACGGCCGCCACCAGTCCACCCCGCGGGCCGAATCTGATCACTTAACGTCATACTTCATGAAAGTCTGGCACATCTCACGCGGCCCACAGCGTTCAGACTGGGGGAGTGAGTTCCCCCCAGTCCCCCCTGACCTGTGAAGACGCCCTGCGCGGCCTGATTGGCGGTCAGGGCGACCTGCGCGCCTGCCTGAGCGCACTGCTGCCCACCCTGTACGCCCTGGCGCAGCGCCACGCCCTCCCGAACGTCGAGGACGCCGTGGGGTACGCCATGCAGGACATCCGCGACCACTGCCACTGCTGGCCCCGCACCGGCCTGCCCGCCCGCACCTGGGTGCTGGGCCTCGCGCAGCGCCGGTTCCAGCAGGCCCGGCTCGCCGCCTGAACCACCCGTCCGCCGGACCACTGCCCGGTCAGCTCACGGCACATTCATATGGATTCCGATTGAACGGTCTTTTCAGCCTATTCGACCGGAGTCCGTATCAGCTCACGGCGGGGGCGGACCATGGCGGGGGCGGACCACGGCGTGGTCAGGCGGACGCCTGCATGTCGCCCATGTCCTCGGTCACGTCGTCCCAGCCGAGGCTGACGCTGCGCAGTTGCGTGAACTCCAGTGCCTGCATGGCGGCGCGTAGTTGCGCGGTCCACGCGGCGACCTTCTGCTGTTCCTCGTGCGCGGTGGGCGTGGCTGGTGCGCGCCACAGGCGCAGCTTGCGGGTGGGGCGCTGCCGGGCGCGGTGCAGGTCGTCGAGCGCCCCGGCCAGCCCCCAGGTGGCGGTGCTGACCGGAGTCTCCGCGCCGTGCTGAAGTTCGTGCGCGCG from Deinococcus seoulensis includes the following:
- a CDS encoding TerD family protein — protein: MLTFQTGQKARLADLGAGTTLSVTARVTGPAPEYDLILFGLDDQGRLTDDRYMIFYNQPRSPEGALAMQGGARGEKTFTANLGALPPGVRRLSLAATVDGAASFGQIDHAEVTVHLGGAPVASYRVTGRDFQAQRAVMLLDVYHKDVWRVGAVGQGFNGGLDALVRHFGGQVADTPAARPPAPAPAPTPAPAPAPAPPPTPTPTATPSASGGLNFKRERPRPEPAPAPTPAAPSAAPVSLQKITLEKPGQTARISLRKGGGSDPIRVNLNWNKGGGFLRGRTDLDLGCMYVMNDGERGVIQALGNRFGSDRFEPFILLDKDDRTGAASDGENLTIHRPDLIHTVLIFAFIYEGTSDFTRVGGRLTMKDPRGNEISVNLSNPDMRRTFCAIAQIENHGGEIQITKEERYFTGHKDCDEHYGFGFQWSAGSK
- the pstC gene encoding phosphate ABC transporter permease subunit PstC, whose translation is MSEPTQSPARPPAQASLSSRSDRLFEILILALASIIVLIFLLSVYQLGTESLPALKRFGLDFFTQRTWNPVTGTYGAVAMITGTLVTSLVALAISVPLAIASALFVAEYAPKWLANPVGYLIELLAAVPSVVYGLWALFVIAPILSRWEQGFFQSPDKIALYTSCKNLWDSGSTNLQCFFVPSSFDGRGLALAIIILTVMILPYTASVARDVIRLVPQEQREAMYALGATKWEVISRAILPYARAGIMGGVILALGRALGETLAVAMVIGDSQDIIKSLFGGASTMASVIANQFGDAQETLHRSSVVTLGLTLFFLSVVVNYVARLIIARLTPKGIQ
- a CDS encoding TerD family protein, whose translation is MAVSLSKGGNVSLSKEAPGLSAITIGLGWDPRVTDGQQFDLDGSVFLLNASGKVRSDSDFIFYNNKTSSDGSVTHAGDNTTGQGDGDDETVEVNLAGVPADVDRIAVCVTIHEADTRGQNFGQVSKAYIRIMNKAGGAEIARYDLSEDASTDTAMIFGEVYRNGADWKFRAVGQGYAGGLAPLARNFGVNV
- the pstA gene encoding phosphate ABC transporter permease PstA produces the protein MGGLILLATLLVVAPLILIFFYLIKEGVGAINLDFFTKVPAPEGETGGGLANAILGSIEMLALASVIGVLVGVSGGIFLSEYPRHPLMPTVRMISDVLAGIPAIVMGLVAYGLIVLQFGFSGFAGALALGFLMIPIVVRTTEEVLKLVPLTVREAGLALGLPKWLVTLRIVLPAAAGGIVTGVMLALARVAGEAAPLLFTAFGNSGINLDPSKPMSALPLEIYRGATSAYDENQRLAKAGALLLITLIFLTSLLARRASRRK
- a CDS encoding TerD family protein produces the protein MPISLQKGQQISLAKEAGPSLQTVRMGLGWDAIKKKGFLGFGGGTVDVDLDANALMFDASGQLIDVVWFRQLQSKDGSVRHSGDNRTGAGDGDDETITVDLTRLPGAVQTVIFSVNNYTGQNFNQVENAYCRLVNTQGDKEIARFNLSVQGDHTAMILASLKRSGADWTMTAIGTPSRGRTYTDNLPDMRPHL
- a CDS encoding PhoU domain-containing protein — translated: MTARLDEQLSTVRGQFLTMQDNLVSQLRLMGDPHRDPAQVQADVQALDRQIDAAEREAVQGVLRLLALQSPVARDLRLTVLILQSTPDLERAGDYARHLSRDLGAAGPEGTLVLGDLTLMAATLRAATLPGDATLAAQVRELDARVDARFGAAMTDLIARPGGPGALAAAAWWRSAERLGDHLKNVAARLEDLYARPADL
- a CDS encoding TerD family protein; the protein is MALSLQKGGNISLSKQDANLQRILVGLGWDPRSTDGQAFDLDASAFLLTAGGRVRGDHDFIFYNQLRSADGSVEHTGDNRTGVGDGDDESVRVDLTKVPAEIEKIAVTVTIDEADARRQNFGQVGGAFIRILNEDTGQELTRYDLGEDFSTETAVIFGEIYRHGGEWKFRAVGQGFAGGLGPMARNYGVNV
- the pstB gene encoding phosphate ABC transporter ATP-binding protein PstB, with protein sequence MTPILSAKNVNIYYGDKQAVRGVNLDVQRGTVNALIGPSGCGKTTFLRAINRMHDLTPGARVEGTITLDGQDVYGPGVDPVNMRRRVGMVFQKPNPFPTMSVFDNVVSGLKLAGIRDQKRLMEIAERSLRGAALWEEVKDRLKTPATGLSGGQQQRLCIARALAVEPEILLMDEPTSALDPASTSKIEDLMSDLKKVTTIVIVTHNMHQAARVSDTTSFFLNGDLVEHGVTDQVFTSPRDERTEAYVTGRFG
- a CDS encoding VWA domain-containing protein, which produces MTALQAGQRVPLADLNLDPAALDVGVHCTLPGTDVTAFGLQDGRLADDRYMVFYNQPASPEGALRLTGQGERTAFTLNLNALPASVTEVVLAATHDTQPVAAASTLAVTVGGASFDVKPHLRAEKAVMLVRFYRHGGAWRLATVAQGFDGGLDALVRHFGGEVAADSPAPASGPTPPAPSAPVNLRKERQRVLLEKAAVTQPHLVNLIKTANVSLEKRGLGEALYRVNLVLDISGSMSREYRSGAVQNLAERALALAARLDDDGQVDVYLFGIKAHRAGSLSLDNARGFVDRLNVKLEAGTHYSPVMQLVREDAQAAGHALPTLVLFITDGGSSNRDAVIRQMTDSSREPIFWKFMGIDQGGVNFDFLEKLDDLRGRTVDNADFFSVPAPITTPDPQLFELLVNELDSWQRAARTAGILR